From one Lineus longissimus chromosome 3, tnLinLong1.2, whole genome shotgun sequence genomic stretch:
- the LOC135485144 gene encoding mucin-2-like, protein MAPSIVPWIVILFLHNVMKGVVTLASGNAAYDIEFTMEQMSMNDVLAGVANSTLAEIVAEGDRLWDEELQDQLKTSTVPTFNTTILDILQNETYPSESTLTDSTTKAMYSMWLNSTTSDVTTWHNLTETSQLLENSNSSQDSYKTETFTSSPQDPNSHRPEDTSSPQDPNSHRPEDTSSPRSEDSTPSVLQDVTLHNDQSTTALDSHNTSIISSTTDSDKLESTGNNLVETSTHTIVKTTDRSTVTDLGQKDGLQDHSTRRGDTENATQGLPQHTMFMIALVISIIVTIVLFTFSAYVCCKIKKRNIRQVYATRTSKEKYGMHNVAFDIKIESSNNNSAKTEEISV, encoded by the coding sequence ATGGCGCCCTCTATTGTTCCATGGATAGTCATACTTTTTCTCCACAATGTCATGAAAGGTGTGGTGACACTCGCGAGTGGGAATGCCGCATACGACATTGAGTTTACAATGGAACAGATGAGCATGAACGACGTGTTAGCCGGTGTTGCAAACTCAACTCTTGCAGAGATTGTTGCAGAAGGGGACAGACTCTGGGATGAGGAGTTACAAGATCAGTTGAAAACATCTACCGTGCCCACATTCAATACAACAATCTTGGATATCTTACAAAACGAGACATATCCTAGTGAGTCGACTTTGACAGACTCAACCACCAAGGCGATGTACAGCATGTGGTTAAACAGTACGACCAGTGATGTGACAACTTGGCATAATCTGACAGAAACAAGTCAGTTGTTAGAGAATTCTAATTCTAGTCAAGATAGTTATAAAACAGAAACGTTTACAAGCTCTCCCCAAGACCCTAACTCCCACCGTCCTGAGGATACAAGCTCTCCCCAAGACCCTAACTCCCACCGTCCTGAGGATACTAGCTCTCCTCGTTCAGAGGACAGCACACCCTCAGTTCTGCAGGATGTTACTCTCCACAATGATCAATCCACAACTGCGCTTGATTCTCATAACACTAGCATAATATCAAGCACAACAGATTCGGATAAATTAGAATCGACTGGGAACAATTTGGTAGAGACAAGCACACATACTATTGTGAAGACCACAGATAGGTCTACCGTGACTGATTTGGGCCAAAAGGATGGATTACAAGACCACTCTACACGTCGGGGTGATACGGAAAATGCCACCCAGGGACTTCCACAACACACCATGTTCATGATAGCCCTGGTCATAAGCATAATTGTTACAATCGTTCTGTTCACTTTCTCAGCATATGTTTGCTGTAAGATCAAAAAGCGGAACATACGTCAAGTGTATGCTACCAGAACAAGTAAGGAAAAATATGGCATGCATAATGTGGCATTCGATATCAAGATTGAATCTTCCAACAACAACAGTGCCAAAACGGAGGAGATCTCTGTGTAG